Proteins from a single region of Dictyostelium discoideum AX4 chromosome 5 chromosome, whole genome shotgun sequence:
- a CDS encoding calcium-binding EF-hand domain-containing protein, with translation MNHINTKAQVIEAFKVFDRDGNGYVTVDYLRKVLNELGDMMPADEIEEMIYEADPQNSGYVQYETFVGMLFLWD, from the exons atgaatcacATAAATACAAAA gcACAAGTTATAGAAGCTTTCAAAGTTTTTGATCGTGATGGTAATGGTTATGTAACTGTAGATTATTTAAgaaaagttttaaatgaaCTTGGTGATATGATGCCAGCTGATGAA aTTGAAGAAATGATCTATGAAGCTGATCCACAAAATTCAGGATATGTACAATATGAAACATTTGTGGGAATGCTCTTCTTATGG GATTGa
- a CDS encoding hypothetical protein (Similar to Dictyostelium discoideum (Slime mold). CIGB protein) yields MNISKLIFLLISLESVSLSFSIEKAILSFIDVFISKATDNVFWTSICTIEAISWIFLISLSNIPTFVSY; encoded by the coding sequence ATGAATATATCAAAACTAATATTTTTACTCATATCGCTAGAAAGTGTTTCATTATCATTCTCGATTGAAAAAGCTATTCTATCATTTATTGATGTATTCATTTCAAAAGCTACCGATAATGTTTTCTGGACCTCTATTTGTACTATTGAAGCTATATCatggatttttttaatttccctTTCCAATATTCCCACATTTGTTTCATATTGA
- a CDS encoding cyclin-like F-box containing protein (Similar to LRR), translating into MFKLFKKKEVPNNNNNNNNNNNNNNNNNNNTNNNNENKILTPRINGADQSSTTTTITNIQTSGEKKLKTKLSKSELTKSDSTTSSLANSPRSEKAEMGIRDIPYDLLGKLLALIHGNRILTKEFMSTSLVCRKWRALARLNGNHFNLESFFKKVEASKMRVETIESCINYFTYIYQALEIIDIGKLCINNRIYSKYSIFLIESLDKITKLSLDMSKVTLSEFEVLASSLKSLKATKDVTIHCMTHHYCNAMISVFESLPELESLKFTEMTFENSNEDHDLFVQYLKKNNTIQKLSITLLPDNTRFLNSIKTIMGSNRSINSLQLTQSIKRPSLTSSPSSNNVHIPPSSSNSSSAAAISTSPSSFSNTQFNSVLQTSYSISKFNYSHDSLKELNLSNMSMNDTDMMELAENVLQNNQSLKSLDISYNKKVSSATMEQFLRIMCANTDMKLEFLNISGLSINDQCISLVGDYLQTNPYLKEIYINDSVEQYWSDGFRNFSNKLSNRPALKTLYLNRNRIETKCFDDLAHAISNNSSNVRYLGLSGTLNNAQSLHLICNSLGSNSNLVSLDISNCEVCFCPSLTDSLLKNRYLAKLNVNNCKLNQKTLLGMANSNLSILDIGSNNFTSGDTLQEFFESLKSNQSLYVLNLSNTGLKTKECQVLSSLLDLNSKIHSVDISHNKIKSSDIQCIVKCIQCKNLPPSTKFTLKLNDTKIDLLKISNDLLNSQISVD; encoded by the coding sequence atgtttaaattatttaaaaaaaaagaagtaccaaataataataataataataataataataataataataataataataataataataatacaaataataataatgaaaataaaattttaacacCAAGAATTAATGGTGCAGAtcaatcatcaacaacaacaacaattacaaatattcAGACTAGTGgtgaaaagaaattaaaaactaaattatCAAAGAGTGAATTAACAAAGAGTGATAGTACAACAAGTAGTTTAGCAAATAGTCCAAGAAGTGAAAAAGCGGAAATGGGTATTAGAGATATTCCATATGATCTTTTGGGTAAATTATTGGCGTTAATTCATGGTAATCGTATATTGACCAAAGAATTTATGTCAACAAGTTTAGTATGTAGAAAATGGAGAGCATTGGCACGTCTTAATGGTAATCATTTCAATTTggaatcattttttaaaaaggtaGAAGCAAGTAAAATGAGAGTTGAAACCATTGAAAGCTGTATCAATTATTTCACCTACATTTACCAAGCATTGGAAATCATTGATATTGGTAAACtttgtataaataatagaatctattcaaaatattcaatctttttaattgaatcattgGATAAAATCACCAAACTCTCATTGGATATGTCAAAAGTTACATTGTCAGAGTTTGAAGTATTAGCATCAAgtttaaaatcattgaaagCAACCAAAGATGTAACCATTCATTGTATGACACATCATTATTGTAATGCAATGATATCCGTATTCGAATCGTTACCAGAGTTGGAGAGTTTAAAGTTTACAGAGATGacatttgaaaattcaaatgaagaTCATGATCTATTCGtacaatatttgaaaaagaataatacAATACAGAAGTTATCAATAACTTTATTACCTGACAATACAAGATtcttaaattcaattaaaacgATTATGGGTTCAAATAGATCAATCAACTCTTTACAACTTACTCAAAGTATTAAAAGACCATCATTAACTTCATCACCTTCTTCAAATAATGTACATATTCCACCAAGCTCTTCAAATTCATCCTCTGCTGCTGCAATTtcaacatcaccatcatcattttcaaatacaCAATTCAATAGTGTTTTACAAACTTcttattcaatttcaaagtTTAATTATTCTCATGATAGTTTAAAGGAATTAAATCTATCAAATATGTCAATGAATGATACAGATATGATGGAATTGGCAGAGAATGTtttacaaaataatcaatcattgaaatcattagatattagttataataaaaaagtatcCTCTGCTACAATGGAACAATTCCTAAGAATTATGTGTGCAAATACTGATATgaaattagaatttttaaatattagtggtttatcaattaatgatcAATGTATAAGTTTGGTTGGTGATTATCTTCAAACCAATCCTTACCTAAAGGAAATCTATATTAATGATAGTGTTGAACAATATTGGTCAGATGGATTTAGaaacttttcaaataaacTTTCAAATCGTCCAgctttaaaaactttatacCTAAATAGAAATCGTATTGAAACTAAATGTTTCGATGATTTAGCTCAtgcaatttcaaataatagttCAAATGTTAGATATTTGGGATTAAGTGGTACTTTAAATAATGCTCAAAGTTTACATTTAATTTGTAATTCTTTaggttcaaattcaaatttagttTCATTGGATATTTCAAATTGTGAAGTTTGTTTCTGTCCTTCTCTAAcagattcattattaaagaatCGTTATTTAGcaaaattaaatgtaaacaattgtaaattaaatcaaaaaactcTATTGGGTATGGCAAATAGTAATCTATCCATTCTTGATATTggttcaaataatttcaCTTCAGGTGATACACTTCAAGAGTTTTTCgaatctttaaaatcaaatcaatcaCTTTACGTTTTAAATCTTTCAAATACAGGTTTAAAAACTAAAGAATGTCAAGTCCTTTCAAGtcttttagatttaaattcaaaaatacaCTCGGTTGATATCTctcataataaaattaaatcctCTGATATTCAATGTATCGTCAAATGTATTCAATGTAAAAATTTACCTCCTTCAACAAAATTCactttgaaattaaatgatactaaaatagatttattaaaaatttctaatgatttattaaatagtcAAATTTCtgttgattaa
- a CDS encoding hypothetical protein (enhance of yellow 2 homolog) codes for MASTTTTILPKDHIKLRSTIHQKLIESGEKERLKVLLKSKLVEGGWRDEVKIACREYIKNNQNENFKIEDLIALITPIAKKKVPPQVKADLIKRIRKFLGPNIQNHHHHHIHIQSNTPNSPHH; via the exons ATGGCAtctactacaactacaattCTACCAAAAGA tCATATCAAATTAAGATCAACTATACATCAAAAACTTATAGAATCaggagaaaaagaaagattaaaGGTTTTATTAAAGAGTAAATTAGTTGAAGGTGGTTGGAGAGATGAAGTAAAAATTGCATGTCgtgaatatattaaaaataatcaaaatgaaaactttaaaattgaagattTAATTGCACTCATAACACCAATTGCTAaaa aaaaagtACCACCACAAGTTAAAGCAGATTTAATTAAGAGAATTAGAAAATTTTTAGGcccaaatattcaaaatcatcatcatcatcatatccATATTCAATCAAATACACCAAATTCTCCTCATCAttaa
- the tufM gene encoding elongation factor Tu domain-containing protein: protein MISRLFASNQNVKLVRTFKSTSISMAAEKKKFERTKPHVNVGTIGHVDHGKTTLTAAITKTLSDRGLANFKSYAQIDKSPEEKARGITITASHIEYESATRHYAHIDCPGHQHYIKNMITGAAQMDGAILVVSAPDGPQEQTREHIILSREVGIPALVVFLNKMDNADPDLVEIVEMEVRELLSQYGFNGDETPFVKGAAAVALAETNETATQYGRKAIDELVEVLDTKIPLPHRAVDKPFLMPVEEVFSISGRGTVATGRIEQGTLKVGEEVAIVGIKPVPKVAVTGIEMFGKLLDFAQAGENVGCLLRGLKREEVLRGEVISKPGTIKASTKFKAKTYVLTEAEGGRKKGFATGYRPQFFIRTANVTGMIELPPTHAVILPGDSLEFTVELISPTPLSINGRFAIREGQLTVGAGVISEILN from the coding sequence ATGATTTCAAGATTATTTGCATCAAATCAAAATGTTAAACTTGTAAGAACATTCAAGTCAACATCAATTTCAATGGCAGcagaaaagaagaaattcGAACGTACCAAACCACACGTTAACGTAGGTACCATTGGTCACGTCGATCATGGTAAAACCACCTTAACAGCAGCAATCACCAAGACATTATCAGATCGTGGTTTAGCCAACTTTAAATCATACGCACAAATCGATAAATCACCAGAAGAGAAAGCTCGTGGTATTACAATCACAGCATCACACATTGAGTACGAATCAGCAACTCGTCATTATGCACACATCGATTGTCCAGGCCATCAACATTACATTAAAAATATGATTACTGGTGCCGCTCAAATGGATGGTGCTATTCTCGTAGTATCAGCACCAGACGGTCCACAAGAACAAACTCGTGAACACATCATTTTATCACGTGAAGTTGGTATTCCAGCTTtagttgtttttttaaataagatGGATAACGCCGACCCAGATCTCGTTGAAATCGTCGAGATGGAAGTCCGTGAACTCTTATCACAATATGGTTTCAACGGTGATGAAACCCCATTCGTTAAAGGTGCCGCCGCCGTCGCTCTCGCTGAAACCAACGAAACCGCCACCCAATACGGTAGAAAAGCCATTGATGAACTCGTCGAAGTCCTCGATACTAAAATCCCATTACCACATCGTGCCGTCGATAAACCATTCCTCATGCCAGTCGAAGAAGTTTTCTCCATCTCTGGTCGTGGTACTGTCGCCACTGGTCGTATCGAACAAGGTACCCTCAAGGTCGGTGAAGAAGTTGCCATCGTTGGTATCAAACCAGTTCCAAAGGTTGCCGTCACCGGTATTGAAATgtttggtaaattattagatTTCGCTCAAGCTGGTGAAAACGTCGGTTGTTTATTAAGAGGTTTGAAACGTGAAGAAGTCTTAAGAGGTGAAGTCATCTCTAAACCAGGTACAATCAAAGCCTCAACCAAATTCAAGGCCAAGACCTACGTACTCACTGAAGCTGAAGGTGGTAGAAAGAAAGGTTTCGCCACTGGTTACAGACCACAATTCTTCATTAGAACTGCAAATGTCACTGGTATGATCGAACTCCCACCAACTCATGCCGTCATTTTACCAGGTGATTCTCTTGAATTCACTGTTGAACTTATCTCACCAACtccattatcaattaatggtCGTTTCGCCATCAGAGAAGGTCAATTAACTGTTGGTGCTGGTGTTATttctgaaattttaaattaa
- the prpf31 gene encoding pre-mRNA processing factor 31, which yields MGDQDDLMLSDEMIEKKQIELINKHKDAPIESIAKLNNSNKLTSLLTRVKNQMIKSLPEKGVKTGQDSEEHKLIVECNQMAQEIQHEIYLIHKFVRERYSKKFPELESSVQNPLDYINCVKRIKNENDLINVQLNDLLPKSTIMVLLVTLSSTAGKNLTQEELMRVIDACDMGLELDLHKKNILHYLESRMTYIAPNLSVLMGSSIASKLIGIAGSIQQLANIPAGHLQTLGADKKALAGFSGMSNRKFQMGLISQCDIVKKAPPFLQVKALRTLTGRVSIAARVDAQQDSSFYGETGRQYRDEILAKIEKWQEPPPQKQDKALPAPEEGKRTKRGGKKARLYKQKYGVTDFQKAKNRMSFGVEEKTIGESGIGLGMIGGESGKVRLVAQERGILKKKKLEQKNYGGSMTSASTSGLASVAITPVQGLQLSITQNIREQDNKTEKYFSSSSFKNKRKLEQ from the exons ATGGGAGATCAAGATGATTTAATGTTATCAGATGAAATGattgaaaagaaacaaattgaattaattaataaacataaAGATGCaccaattgaatcaattgcaaaattaaataattcaaataaattaacatcattattaactcgtgtaaaaaatcaaatgataaagaGTTTACCTGAAAAAGGTGTTAAAACAGGTCAAGATTCTGAAGAACATAAATTAATCGTTGAATGTAATCAAATGGCTCAAGAGATTCAAcatgaaatttatttaattcataaATTTGTTCGTGAaagatattcaaaaaaattccCTGAATTAGAAAGTTCCGTTCAAAATCCATTAGATTATATAAATTGtgttaaaagaattaaaaatgaaaat gatttaattaatgttcaattaaatgatttattaccaaaatcaacaattatgGTATTATTAGTAACATTATCATCAACAGCAGGTAAAAATTTAACACAAGAAGAATTAATGAGAGTAATTGATGCATGTGATATGGGTTTAGAATTAGatttacataaaaaaaatatattacatTATTTAGAGAGTAGAATGACTTATATAGCACCAAATTTATCAGTATTGATGGGAAGTAGTATAGCATCTAAATTAATTGGTATAGCAGGttcaattcaacaattaGCAAATATTCCAGCTGGTCATTTACAAACATTAGGTGCTGATAAGAAAGCATTGGCAGGTTTTAGTGGTATGTCAAATAGAAAGTTTCAAATGGGTTTAATTTCACAATGTGATATTGTAAAGAAAGCACCACCATTCTTACAAGTTAAAGCATTACGTACTCTAACTGGTAGAGTATCGATTGCTGCAAGAGTTGATGCTCAACAAGATTCATCATTCTATGGTGAAACAGGTAGACAATATCGTGATGAAATTTTAGCTAAAATTGAGAAATGGCAAGAACCACCACCTCAAAAACAAGATAAAGCACTACCTGCCCCTGAAGAGGGTAAGAGAACCAAGAGAGGTGGTAAAAAGGCTAGACTATACAAACAGAAATATGGTGTCACCGATTTTCAAAAAGCTAAAAATCGTATGTCCTTTGGTGTTGAAGAGAAAACTATAGGTGAAAGTGGTATTGGTTTAGGTATGATTGGTGGTGAAAGTGGTAAAGTAAGACTGGTTGCTCAAGAAAGAGGTATcctaaagaaaaagaaattggaacaaaaaaattatggTGGTTCTATGACTTCTGCTTCAACTAGTGGTCTTGCAAGTGTTGCCATTACTCCTGTACAAGGCTTACAACTTTCTATTACTCAAAATATACGTGAACAAGATaataaaactgaaaaatatttttcatcttctagttttaaaaataaaagaaaacttgaacaataa
- the tmem184E gene encoding transmembrane protein 184E: MNGNENEDKIGGLFYNPFVTSFFSVSSIFCLLTFVISFHLMLKHFKFYSKPDHQRYIIRIIFMIPLYSILTLCTVLTINYKIYLELARDLYEAYVIYVFFALLTCYAGGDENLINHFVVHEPISIFEIKILYLSDLKYKPNQNFLYYCRLSVFQYIVVKPLLTLIAIALIQFNLYGNSFSQFNKFYPYKIMVQFVSVGLALSAILLFLKVTYSLLLPYKPILKFLSIKIVLGFCFWQSIVFMLINKLNFIPDLNDIKASELLDLINITLTTFELFIVSIVHVYAYPYDFYRVIAINSQPLLVERVEVGSLFDNIFHTINQHDMVEETLKSIKGSSKTNFNGCIINGNYQGLVLNDGDGDTDDTDDTDDSSCIVEKIEMGEFLSHNHPQSPLQISQERDNKKQIKLKKINKENENENKNENEKCEKIEVSQLKNEKNGNNDLNGNKCIEMDGADDLTIKSNDNNYKNCEIEIINNTNNIGSCGGSSGFSDINNNCDNINNNNNNNNINNSAVLVNQFIQKQLDEEYISDDLFLNLISSHNDDNDCDDQMIIDDHDDISSSIKR, encoded by the exons atgaatggtaatgaaaatgaagataaaATAGGAGGATTATTTTATAATCCTTTTGtaacatcttttttttcagtttcatcaattttttgtttattaacaTTTGTAATATCATTTCATTTAATGTTGaaacattttaaattttattcaaaacCTGATCATCAAAGATATATcattagaattatttttatgataccattatattcaattttaacacTTTGTACAGTTTTaactattaattataaaatttatttagaatTAGCTAGAGAttt gTATGAAGCATATGTAATTTATGTATTTTTTGCATTATTAACATGTTATGCtggtggtgatgaaaatttaataaatcactTTGTAGTTCATGAACCAATCTCAATATTTGAGattaaaattctttatttatcagatttaaaatataaaccaAATca aaactttttatattattgtaGATTATCagtttttcaatatattgttgtaaaaccattattaacattaattGCAATTGCATTAATACAATTTAATTTGTATGGTAATAGTTTTtcacaatttaataaattttatccTTATAAAATTATGGTTCAATTTGTATCAGTTGGTTTAGCATTATCAgcgattttattatttttaaaagttacCTATAGTTTATTATTACCTTATAAAccgattttaaaatttttatcaattaaaatagttttagGATTTTGTTTTTGGCAAAGTATAGTTTTCatgttaataaataaattaaattttattccagatttaaatgatattaaagcTTCTGAACTtttggatttaataaat ataactTTAAcaacatttgaattatttatagtATCAATTGTACATGTTTATGCATATCCATATGATTTTTATAGAGTGATTGCAATTAATTCTCAACCATTATTAGTTGAAAGGGTTGAGGTTGGAagtttatttgataatattttcCATACTATAAATCAACATGATATGGTTGAAGAAACAttgaaatcaattaaagGATCATCAAAAACTAATTTCAATGGGTGTATTATTAATGGTAATTATCAAGGTTTAGTATtgaatgatggtgatggcgATACTGATGATACTGATGATACTGATGATAGTAGTTGTATTgttgaaaaaattgaaatggGTGAATTTCTATCACACAATCATCCACAATCACCATTACAAATTTCTCAAGAaagagataataaaaaacaaataaaactaaaaaaaattaataaagaaaatgaaaatgaaaataaaaatgaaaatgaaaaatgtgaaaaaattgaagttagtcaattaaaaaatgaaaaaaatggaaataatgatttaaatggtaataaatgTATTGAAATGGATGGTGCTGATGATTTaacaataaaatcaaatgataataattataaaaattgtgaaatagaaataataaataataccaataatattgGTAGTTGTGGTGGATCTAGTGGGTTTAGTgatattaacaataattgtgataatataaataataataataataataataatataaataatagtgcAGTATTGGTTAATCAATTCATACAAAAACAACTCGATGAAGAATATATTTcagatgatttatttttaaatttaatttcatcacataatgatgataatgattgtgatgatcaaatgataattgaTGATCATGATGATATTTCAAGTAGTATAAAaagataa
- a CDS encoding filamin/ABP280 repeat-containing protein (Similar to LRR) codes for MGNNISQKAKDRIFLCKENGGTDLNLSQCNSKRIPKRILRFKKTLKKLNVGKNTIQEFYGQIEKFLYLETLIAESNELKETCPQLSKLEYLTYLDVSNNILSIVPNNLKALITLNISYNSIQSFGNATILLPALQELIYTHNKVSIFPTEILELRTLRILNLAGNRLNYLPDEISHLAGTLVELNISDNVFTSFPTPIATLINLETLSLSGNNLGTLSNNFTTLSKLISINFSNCSLTSFDFDLSQLTNLQEIYLSENRIPQFGQLTCTSLCSILNTIRILDLSNGAFTQVPKQIGWCKNLRRLLLGQNQLTKIPGELFLLNPSIDIILIPNPLEYPLGEWIKEGIPTFLRNLKPYMKCYGPNCTISDLGSELKAMAPNQFIINAFDYDNQPRVSGGDEFKVQMLLNGTNNKVDDGAVPIGIGAPDESTTIPTNSPQPFPMRSSLFFKSIECIVKDNKQTKPGTYTVFFNSPQTGSYSLNITSDGLPIKGSPFFVELN; via the exons atGGGTAATAATATATCACAAAAAGCAAAAGATAGAATCTTTTTATGTAAAGAGAATGGTGGTacagatttaaatttatcacaaTGTAATAGTAAAAGAATACCAAAAAGAATATTAAGATTTAAGAAaactttaaagaaattaaatgttgGAAAGAATACAATTCAAGAGTTTTATGGTCAAATTGaaaagtttttatatttggaAACATTGATTGCAGAATCTAATGAACTTAAAGAGACGTGTCCTCAATTATCAAAACTTGAGTATTTAACCTACTTGGatgtttcaaataatattttatcaattgtacCAAATAATTTGAAGGCGTTGATCACGTTGAATATCTCGTATAATTCAATCCAGTCATTTGGAAACGCAACTATTTTATTGCCAGCATTGCAGGAGTTGATATACACTCATAATAAGGTGAGCATTTTCCCCACAGAGATATTGGAGTTGCGTACCTTGAGAATATTGAATTTGGCAGGCAACCGTTTGAATTATCTCCCTGACGAGATCTCGCATTTGGCAGGCACATTGGTTGAGTTGAATATCTCGGATAATGTATTCACATCGTTTCCAACACCAATTGCAACATTGATCAATTTGGAGACTTTATCATTATCTGGCAATAATCTTGGCACGTTAAGCAACAATTTCACAAcactttcaaaattaattagcATCAATTTCAGTAATTGTTCATTGACTTCATTTGATTTCGATCTTTCACAATTAACTAACCTTCAAGAGATTTATCTATCAGAGAATAGAATCCCTCAATTTGGTCAATTAACATGCACAAGTCTttgttcaattttaaatacaattagaattttagatttatcaaatgGTGCTTTCACCCAAGTACCAAAACAAATTGGTTGGTGTAAAAATTTAAgaagattattattaggtcaaaatcaattaactAAAATACCTGGTGAATTATTCTTATTAAATCCATCAAttgatataattttaataccaaATCCATTAGAA taTCCATTAGGCGAATGGATTAAAGAAGGTATACCAACATTTTTAAGAAATCTTAAACCATATATGAAATGTTATGGTCCAAATTGTACAATTTCAGATTTAGGTAGTGAATTAAAAGCAATGGCACCAAatcaattcattattaatgcTTTTGATTATGATAATCAACCAAGAGttagtggtggtgatgaatttaaagtacaaatgttattaaatggtacaaataataaagttgatGATGGTGCTGTTCCAATTGGTATTGGTGCACCTGATGAATCAACTACAATTCCAACCAATTCTCCACAACCTTTCCCAATGAGAAGTTcattattctttaaatcaattgaatgtatcgttaaagataataaacaAACTAAACCTGGTACCTATACAGTTTTCTTTAATTCTCCTCAAACTGGTAGTTACTCTTTAAATATTACTTCTGATGGTTTACCTATTAAAGGTTCTCCATTCtttgttgaattaaattaa